Proteins from a genomic interval of Eulemur rufifrons isolate Redbay chromosome 10, OSU_ERuf_1, whole genome shotgun sequence:
- the HRH1 gene encoding histamine H1 receptor, translating to MTLPNSSCVLEDNMCEGNKTALARPQLMPLVVVLSTVSLVTVGLNLLVLYAVRIERKLHTVGNLYIVSLSVADLIVGAVVMPMNILYLLRSRWSLGRPLCLFWLSMDYVASTASIFSVFILCIDRYRSVQQPLRYLKYRTKTRASATILGAWFLSFLWVIPILGWRRFMSKIAERREDKCETDFYDVTWFKVMTAIINFYLPTVLMLWFYVKIYKAVRRHCQHRELINGSLPSFSEIKLRPENPKVGAKKPGKEYPWEVLKRKPKDAGGGPVLKPPSQDPKEMNSPGAFSQEEDEEVAKLHCFPLDITQMQTVAEGNGNDYVTVNQSQSQLKMDEQGLNVHRCSETSEDQVLADSQSFSRTDSDTTPEPAPSKGKLKSGSNAGLDYIKFTWKRLRSHSRQCVSGLHINRERKAAKQLGFIMAAFILCWIPYFIFFMVIAFCENCCNEHVHMFTIWLGYINSTLNPLIYPLCNENFKKTFKKILHIRS from the coding sequence ATGACCCTTCCCAATTCCTCCTGCGTCTTAGAAGACAACATGTGTGAGGGGAACAAGACCGCCCTGGCCAGGCCCCAACTGATGCCCCTGGTGGTGGTCCTGAGCACCGTCTCCTTGGTCACAGTGGGCCTCAACCTGCTGGTGCTGTATGCTGTACGGATCGAGCGGAAGCTACACACTGTGGGGAACCTGTACATCGTCAGCCTCTCGGTGGCAGACCTCATCGTGGGCGCTGTTGTCATGCCCATGAACATCCTCTACCTACTCAGGTCCAGGTGGTCCCTGGGCCGGCCGCTCTGCCTCTTTTGGCTTTCCATGGACTACGTGGCCAGCACAGCATCCATTTTCAGCGTCTTCATCTTATGCATTGATCGCTACCGCTCTGTCCAGCAGCCCCTCAGGTACCTGAAGTATCGTACCAAGACCCGAGCATCAGCCACCATCTTGGGTGCCTGGTTTCTCTCCTTTCTGTGGGTTATTCCCATTCTAGGCTGGCGTCGCTTCATGTCGAAAATCGCGGAGCGCCGGGAGGACAAATGCGAGACAGACTTCTACGATGTCACCTGGTTCAAAGTCATGACTGCCATCATCAACTTCTACCTGCCCACTGTGCTCATGCTCTGGTTCTATGTCAAGATCTACAAGGCCGTCCGGCGGCATTGTCAGCACCGGGAGCTCATCAATGGATCGCTCCCTTCCTTCTCAGAAATTAAGCTGAGGCCAGAGAATCCCAAGGTGGGTGCCAAGAAACCAGGGAAGGAATATCCCTGGGAGGTCCTGAAAAGGAAGCCGAAAGATGCTGGTGGTGGACCTGTCTTGAAGCCACCATCCCAAGACCCCAAAGAGATGAACTCTCCAGGTGCCTTCAGccaggaggaggatgaagaagtGGCCAAACTTCACTGCTTCCCACTTGACATCACGCAGATGCAGACTGTGGCAGAGGGGAATGGCAATGACTACGTGACTGTCAACCAGAGCCAGAGCCAGCTCAAGATGGATGAGCAGGGCCTGAACGTGCATAGGTGCAGCGAGACATCAGAGGATCAGGTGTTAGCTGATAGCCAGTCCTTCTCCCGGACAGACTCAGACACCACGCCAGAGCCAGCACCCAGCAAAGGCAAATTGAAAAGTGGTTCTAACGCAGGCCTGGATTACATCAAGTTCACTTGGAAGAGGCTGCGCTCACATTCAAGACAGTGTGTGTCTGGGCTGCACATAAACCGAGAACGGAAGGCTGCCAAGCAACTGGGTTTTATCATGGCAGCCTTTATCCTTTGCTGGATTCCTTACTTCATCTTCTTCATGGTCATTGCCTTCTGTGAGAACTGCTGCAATGAGCATGTGCACATGTTCACCATCTGGCTGGGCTATATCAACTCCACACTGAACCCCCTCATCTACCCCTTGTGCAATGAGAACTTCAAGAAGACATTCAAGAAAATTCTGCACATTCGCTCCTAA